The Candidatus Hamiltonella defensa 5AT (Acyrthosiphon pisum) DNA window TAAACATTTCAATAATCGTGCCCTTTTGCTGCTCAAGCAATTTAGAAAGCACGGCTGAATCAATACCAGGAATTGGAATAAATGAACCAATACGAAAAACAATAAGAGCGCCAACAACAAACAAAAGACGACGTTTAAGTTCACCTAAACCGCCTTTAGTGCTTTGAAAATCTAGTGCTGTCTGTTTTTTGGTCATCTGCTGCTTATTCCTCAATTTTACCACCAGCAGCTTCTATAGCAGCACGGGCACCTTTAGTGACCCCTAATCCACGAATAATAACAGGGATTTCTATGGTGCCTGAAAGAATAATTTTTGCATATTGAGACTGATAAGGAATAATTTTACATGCCTTCAAAATATTGATATCGACAACATCTGTTTCGAGTAAAGCAAGTTGAAATAAACGAACCTCTGCTGTTACCATTGCCTTACGAGAGATAAAGCCAAATTTCGGCAAGCGGCGATATAAAGGCATCTGACCACCTTCAAAACCTCGACGTACACCGCCTCCAGTACGAGAATTTTGTCCTTTATGACCACGTCCGCCCGTTTTACCCAGACCAGAGCCGATACCACGACCTACGCGTTTTGGAGCCTGTTTGGCACCCTGAGCAGGCGATAAAGTATTTAAACGCATTGGTTACCTTCCTCAAGCAGTTCGACTTTAATCATATAAGAAACTAAGTTAAGCATACCGCGAATGGCAGGAGTATTATTGAGCTCTACGTGACGATTAATACGTCGTAAACCTAAACCATCCAGAGTCGCTTTATGCTTTGGTAAGCGGCCAATCCTGCTGCGAATAAGAGTCACTTTAATAGTTTTTCTCATGGTTTTATTTACCTAAAATCTCTTCGAGTGATTTACCACGCTTAGCTGCGATCATTTCTGGGGATTTCATATCTTTTAAAGCCTTAATAGTGGCACGTACCACATTAATTGGATTAGTAGAACCATAAATCTTCGCTAATACGTCGTGAATGCCTGCAACCTCTAGCAAAGAACGCATTGCACCGCCAGCAATAATACCTGTACCTTCAGAAGCAGGCTGCATAAATACTTGAGAACCAGTATGAGAAGCTTTAATAGAATATTGTAAAGTATCAGCATTTAGAGAAATGGTAATCATGTTACGGCGGGCTTTTTCTATTGCTTTCTGAATTGCCGCAGGCACTTCACGAGCTTTAGCATACCCAAAACCTACTCGTCCTTTACCGTCTCCTACGACTGTCAGTGCAGTAAAACTGAAAATACGACCACCTTTTACAGTTTTAGATACACGGTTTACGTCTATCAGCTTTTCCTGTAGTTCACCAGCATGTTTTTCTTTTTCGATGAGAGCCATTTTCACTAACCTCTAAAACTTAAAAATTAAGGCCAGCTTCACGAGCATTATCTGCCAGCGCCTGGACTCTGCCATGATATTGAAAACCAGATCGGTCAAAAGATACTTTTATAATACCTTTTTTCAATGCTCTCTCGGCAATAATTTTACCAACAAACGCGGCGGCTTCTTTATTTCCGGAGTATTTAAATTCCTGATTGATCACTTTTTCTACACTAGAAGCAGCAACCAAAACCTCAGAACCAGTTGGTGAAATAATTTGTGCATATATATGACGTGAAGTCCGGTTTATGACTAAACGAGTTGTACCTAATTCTTTAATCTTTTGTCGTGTACGGGTCGCACGACGGATACGGGCTAGTTTCTTATCCATAGTGTTACCTTACTTCTTTTTAGCCTCTTTGAGACGC harbors:
- the rplO gene encoding 50S ribosomal protein L15, which translates into the protein MRLNTLSPAQGAKQAPKRVGRGIGSGLGKTGGRGHKGQNSRTGGGVRRGFEGGQMPLYRRLPKFGFISRKAMVTAEVRLFQLALLETDVVDINILKACKIIPYQSQYAKIILSGTIEIPVIIRGLGVTKGARAAIEAAGGKIEE
- the rpmD gene encoding 50S ribosomal protein L30 codes for the protein MRKTIKVTLIRSRIGRLPKHKATLDGLGLRRINRHVELNNTPAIRGMLNLVSYMIKVELLEEGNQCV
- the rpsE gene encoding 30S ribosomal protein S5 translates to MALIEKEKHAGELQEKLIDVNRVSKTVKGGRIFSFTALTVVGDGKGRVGFGYAKAREVPAAIQKAIEKARRNMITISLNADTLQYSIKASHTGSQVFMQPASEGTGIIAGGAMRSLLEVAGIHDVLAKIYGSTNPINVVRATIKALKDMKSPEMIAAKRGKSLEEILGK
- the rplR gene encoding 50S ribosomal protein L18; amino-acid sequence: MDKKLARIRRATRTRQKIKELGTTRLVINRTSRHIYAQIISPTGSEVLVAASSVEKVINQEFKYSGNKEAAAFVGKIIAERALKKGIIKVSFDRSGFQYHGRVQALADNAREAGLNF